ATTGCAAAGGGCAAGCCAGAAGAATACTGTACAACAGCTTGTCATGACAGGAGGTCATGTTCAAGGGGAATTGTTGGCTCCAGAAGATGTTGTTTCCTTGCTCATAGATGATCCCCAGTTGGAGCAGAAACTAAAAGAGATCCCACTACAGGTTAATCTAATAATTTTCCGATGCCAATGCAGTTTTATGCTTTtttcttgtactcaattagCTCGGCAATTTTTTTCCCTTGATCAGGCTAGGGATAGACAAGGGAGAAAGGGTGGAACAAAAGGCATTCTCGTAAATGCTGATGGTGATGCTTCCTTCGAAGATGTTACAAATGGAGAACATGTGAATGGTTCTGAGTCAGGATCTCATGAAACAGAAAAAACCAAGACCAGTAATAAAAAGGTGCATATCTATCCGTCTATTTATCTAGTTTCTATCTATCTAGTTTTCCCTAGTTTACTGTTTTCTCTGGCTACACTTTAAC
This genomic stretch from Impatiens glandulifera unplaced genomic scaffold, dImpGla2.1, whole genome shotgun sequence harbors:
- the LOC124918256 gene encoding chromatin-remodeling ATPase INO80-like; this translates as MTGGHVQGELLAPEDVVSLLIDDPQLEQKLKEIPLQARDRQGRKGGTKGILVNADGDASFEDVTNGEHVNGSESGSHETEKTKTSNKKRKAAGNNQNKNPKQRPPKVPKRTDSVSPDNDMTVEAELEQQKKPKRAKRATKSVNETIEPAFTATSSLLLASEQAEDAATLGGEFQLR